A portion of the Leptospira inadai serovar Lyme str. 10 genome contains these proteins:
- a CDS encoding patatin-like phospholipase family protein, which translates to MSSYFSPGEFDKSPSSNSLPHAKKQSRALVVAGGGMKGSFAGGALYALNQYVPSTFFDLIVGVSSGSCAAAYYTTGYEVNQEESLRILDIWRKELVGNKLINLLNPFKGKTILDQEYLIDYLFGAKYRLPSEYLEKKETAPFYVVVTNLAKIRAEYVRATASNVFHLLKAATSLPIATRGKWKLEEEYFGDGGISDPIPLEKVIEAGYKDITVVLNSPKEDLSDPIPNIQGWLSYPSDKKLYHMITKVHHTMYNRAVKIMQSPPKGIKIRVISPKISELSMVSTSARLLNRSVTRGMEAGHRAVTNLLAELSSLRNKSKIFRKLWIPTVKPDP; encoded by the coding sequence ATGAGTTCTTATTTTTCTCCGGGAGAATTTGATAAATCCCCGAGTTCAAACTCCCTTCCCCACGCAAAAAAACAATCGAGAGCCTTGGTCGTAGCAGGAGGAGGTATGAAAGGATCCTTCGCAGGAGGAGCTTTATACGCCCTAAATCAATATGTGCCTTCTACATTCTTTGATTTAATCGTAGGAGTTTCGTCCGGATCCTGCGCCGCGGCATATTATACGACCGGCTACGAGGTCAACCAAGAAGAAAGTCTTCGAATTCTGGACATTTGGAGGAAAGAATTAGTAGGGAATAAGCTTATCAACCTGCTAAACCCGTTTAAAGGAAAAACGATTCTAGACCAGGAGTATCTGATCGATTATTTATTCGGTGCCAAGTATCGTCTCCCTTCGGAATATCTGGAAAAAAAAGAAACGGCTCCTTTCTATGTCGTCGTAACTAATTTAGCCAAAATCAGGGCCGAATACGTCCGTGCAACGGCGTCGAACGTATTCCATTTATTGAAAGCAGCCACCTCTTTACCCATCGCCACTCGGGGAAAATGGAAATTGGAGGAGGAATACTTTGGGGACGGAGGGATTTCCGATCCGATTCCGTTGGAAAAAGTAATCGAGGCCGGCTACAAGGATATCACCGTCGTATTGAACTCTCCGAAGGAAGATCTTTCGGACCCGATTCCGAATATCCAGGGATGGTTGTCCTATCCATCGGATAAAAAACTCTATCATATGATTACGAAAGTTCATCACACGATGTACAATCGCGCGGTAAAAATCATGCAATCGCCGCCTAAAGGAATCAAGATTCGAGTCATATCTCCCAAGATTTCCGAGTTAAGTATGGTAAGTACGAGTGCGAGATTATTAAATCGGTCCGTTACCCGAGGTATGGAGGCCGGTCATCGTGCCGTTACGAATCTGCTCGCCGAACTTTCGTCCTTGCGAAATAAATCCAAAATTTTCCGGAAACTTTGGATACCGACCGTCAAACCGGATCCATAA
- a CDS encoding LIMLP_12425 family protein, which yields MEKEVQGIRVRTRSARILSGIFGNEDEELIRLENSLVRAISELRDKELNQIRLPDHFEVRLQNMLKDVKVDEESLWDKITRNLIWNRSFQYSLTASLAVLVLAVAVGRFSSPSNTLSAERSGTLSLGNDREFIDLPSSAKIGQNENSERLLEVAKNPESRKILESLHLYFIEKGDSRTAEEIRAIMEFTAAK from the coding sequence ATGGAAAAAGAAGTTCAAGGTATACGCGTAAGGACGCGTTCCGCGCGCATATTGTCCGGTATTTTTGGAAACGAAGATGAGGAACTGATTCGCTTAGAAAATTCCCTGGTAAGGGCGATCTCCGAACTCAGGGATAAGGAATTGAACCAAATTCGGTTGCCGGATCATTTTGAGGTTCGTCTCCAGAATATGCTCAAGGACGTAAAAGTCGACGAAGAGAGCCTTTGGGATAAAATCACCCGCAATCTGATTTGGAATCGTTCGTTCCAGTACTCTTTAACTGCCAGTTTAGCCGTATTGGTCCTTGCCGTTGCAGTGGGCCGATTCTCTTCCCCTTCCAATACTCTTTCCGCAGAAAGATCGGGAACCCTCTCCTTGGGTAACGATCGAGAATTTATAGATTTACCTTCCTCGGCAAAAATAGGCCAAAATGAGAATTCTGAACGCTTATTAGAAGTCGCTAAAAATCCGGAGAGTCGTAAGATTCTAGAGTCCCTGCATCTGTATTTTATCGAAAAAGGCGATTCCCGGACTGCGGAAGAAATTCGGGCGATTATGGAATTCACCGCCGCAAAATAA
- a CDS encoding TerC family protein, with amino-acid sequence MIELDTIVLVDSIIKAVGLSCDFYRMEIEVILSFVILSVLSGSVDDFINNHPTMKIFVVSFPIIIAVMLVADGLPFLFPRAISISQDPSRFRWNS; translated from the coding sequence ATGATTGAACTAGATACCATCGTTTTGGTCGACTCCATTATCAAAGCAGTCGGTCTATCCTGCGATTTTTATAGAATGGAAATCGAAGTAATACTTTCATTCGTGATCCTGTCGGTCTTATCGGGATCGGTCGACGATTTTATAAACAATCATCCTACTATGAAAATTTTCGTAGTATCATTTCCGATAATTATAGCAGTCATGTTAGTCGCCGACGGACTTCCGTTTCTTTTCCCAAGGGCAATCTCTATTTCGCAAGATCCCTCTCGCTTTCGGTGGAATTCATAA
- a CDS encoding RNA polymerase sigma factor, translated as MVEKETPHRKLTVREKEIQLLKLIREGDDKAYIELTGPYRERLYRKAVSMVKDGDDAEDIVQDALISGYRSIKNFRAESGVYTWLYRIVVNKSKDLLAKRKRARENSMDDSEFQVTDNRLGFEKKIELSDESNYLIKKINELEDIYKEVIELRYFEEMSYSQIAEVLGCNIGTVKSRLFKAKEFLKHLIQQDGKGEGYFR; from the coding sequence ATGGTCGAAAAGGAAACGCCCCATCGCAAGCTCACCGTCCGAGAAAAAGAAATCCAACTCCTAAAACTCATTCGGGAAGGCGACGACAAGGCCTACATCGAGCTGACCGGACCGTATCGAGAACGTCTATACCGAAAGGCGGTTTCGATGGTCAAAGACGGGGACGATGCGGAGGACATAGTTCAAGATGCCTTAATTTCAGGATATCGTTCCATAAAGAATTTTCGGGCCGAATCCGGCGTTTACACTTGGCTGTATCGTATCGTCGTAAATAAGTCCAAGGACCTGCTCGCAAAAAGAAAAAGAGCTCGAGAAAACTCGATGGACGATTCCGAGTTTCAAGTTACCGACAACCGATTGGGCTTCGAAAAAAAAATAGAACTTTCGGATGAGTCTAACTATCTAATTAAAAAGATAAACGAGCTCGAAGATATATACAAAGAAGTAATCGAGCTCCGGTATTTCGAGGAAATGTCCTATTCGCAAATTGCGGAGGTCCTCGGCTGTAATATCGGAACGGTTAAGAGTCGTCTATTTAAGGCAAAAGAATTCCTTAAACACCTGATCCAGCAAGATGGAAAGGGTGAGGGTTATTTCAGGTAG
- a CDS encoding PP2C family protein-serine/threonine phosphatase — MSTRSIFFNKREDELALSGLKGFLYQESLSRFRFALSLFAFFAGFGLLFGDPSQNGLQDPRWIRILHVSLIGLSFFCSYWMRTFRNISEYILLFHFGLMSIHSYYLLYSNGLYLGYLFGMILVSLSAGVSFNNRKLLIPYLLVFLSVAIFVGINCVNPRIEVGMYYFGIVSSSILAVLILGFRLKTFDTLVQADAQLEKFQANIEEELQLAQSTQKSLVDLEFPETGAFRIHSYFRPLVSVGGDLIKLEAGSDGKLNFFFADAAGHGISAAMVSAMAVMAFKMTAPRTDSPARALSLIHESLMTMIGGFFITAVYLRLDPKTKELVYAYAGHHPAVLIEDDGNVSQLEGRGTVLLALPQLRNQDYRKILKSGDRILLFSDGLFEFFGEEREFFGYDAFVSLVEQNSSLRGKQLLDVLGENIASLHRSAMLDDMTMLLIEVV; from the coding sequence ATGTCTACAAGGAGCATTTTTTTCAACAAGCGGGAGGATGAACTCGCGTTAAGCGGTTTAAAGGGATTTCTATATCAAGAATCTCTTTCTAGATTTCGTTTCGCACTTTCTTTATTCGCTTTTTTTGCGGGGTTCGGATTGCTGTTCGGCGATCCGTCGCAGAACGGATTGCAGGACCCTCGCTGGATTAGAATCCTTCATGTTTCACTGATCGGACTTTCCTTTTTTTGCAGCTACTGGATGCGTACGTTTCGAAATATCAGCGAATATATTTTGCTCTTTCATTTCGGATTGATGAGTATCCATTCCTACTACCTTTTATATTCGAACGGTCTCTATTTAGGTTATCTATTCGGAATGATTTTAGTGAGCCTAAGCGCCGGGGTTTCGTTTAATAACAGAAAGTTACTCATACCGTATCTATTGGTTTTTCTTTCCGTCGCCATTTTTGTGGGGATCAACTGCGTGAATCCCCGGATCGAAGTCGGAATGTATTATTTCGGAATCGTCTCTTCTTCCATATTGGCCGTTCTTATATTGGGATTTCGCCTCAAGACGTTCGATACACTGGTGCAAGCCGATGCGCAATTGGAGAAATTCCAAGCGAATATAGAGGAGGAACTCCAGCTCGCACAATCGACTCAGAAGAGTTTGGTGGATCTGGAATTTCCCGAAACGGGCGCCTTTAGAATTCATTCGTATTTTCGGCCTTTGGTGAGCGTGGGCGGTGACTTGATAAAATTGGAAGCGGGTTCGGACGGAAAATTGAATTTCTTCTTTGCGGACGCGGCAGGGCACGGAATTTCCGCGGCGATGGTTTCGGCTATGGCGGTCATGGCCTTCAAGATGACCGCTCCCCGAACGGATTCGCCGGCACGGGCCCTATCCTTAATTCACGAATCTCTAATGACCATGATCGGCGGTTTCTTTATCACTGCAGTGTATCTGAGATTGGATCCGAAAACGAAAGAGTTAGTTTACGCGTATGCGGGGCATCATCCTGCAGTGTTGATCGAAGATGACGGAAACGTCTCCCAACTGGAAGGTCGGGGAACGGTTCTGCTCGCCTTACCTCAACTTCGAAATCAAGATTATCGTAAAATCTTAAAGTCGGGGGATCGTATTCTCCTTTTTTCGGACGGTTTATTCGAATTCTTCGGAGAAGAACGGGAATTTTTCGGATACGACGCGTTCGTCTCCTTGGTCGAACAGAATTCCTCATTACGAGGGAAGCAATTATTGGACGTGTTAGGCGAGAATATCGCTTCCCTTCATCGGTCCGCCATGCTGGACGATATGACCATGCTTCTGATCGAAGTGGTTTAG
- a CDS encoding SelL-related redox protein: MKFLPKEFLSHPVEGRRLIGSALGEILPAKPSLLIFLRHLGCIFCRETVADLRLMAESIPAFPPVLFIYPDTVRDGEEFFQRFWPEASAIGDPKTILFRLADLQDGGFLELAGPEVWVSALRAVTKGNFYGVQGPHLLQMPGAFLVLKDRILWKHTYRHIGDHPDWTKLPGCTPIPSEDFDPGILPA; the protein is encoded by the coding sequence ATGAAATTCCTGCCGAAAGAGTTTTTATCTCATCCTGTAGAAGGTAGGCGGTTGATCGGGAGCGCGCTGGGAGAAATTCTTCCGGCAAAACCCAGCTTATTAATCTTTCTACGACATCTAGGCTGTATTTTTTGTAGGGAAACCGTCGCGGATCTGAGATTAATGGCGGAATCGATTCCCGCTTTTCCACCCGTGCTATTCATATATCCCGACACGGTTCGGGATGGGGAGGAATTTTTTCAGAGATTTTGGCCCGAAGCGAGCGCGATCGGAGATCCGAAAACGATCCTTTTTCGATTGGCCGATCTTCAAGATGGCGGATTTCTGGAGCTAGCCGGACCCGAAGTTTGGGTGAGTGCGTTGCGCGCGGTTACGAAAGGAAATTTTTACGGAGTCCAGGGCCCTCACCTGCTGCAAATGCCCGGCGCCTTTTTGGTTTTAAAAGATCGGATTCTTTGGAAACATACATATCGTCATATAGGAGATCATCCTGATTGGACGAAATTGCCCGGTTGCACTCCGATTCCTTCGGAAGATTTTGATCCGGGAATTCTTCCCGCATAA
- the speD gene encoding adenosylmethionine decarboxylase, producing the protein MSIIHTKDLVKPVENGTMELQKELGYEFYGRHLMTDFVGCQIDLDDAEQIAKDMEEAIVSIGATILNKVEHRFDPHGVTILFLLSESHASIHTYPEFNSCFLDIFTCGKTIDVIPFGAYLQNLWKPTRVINRYEERSA; encoded by the coding sequence ATGTCAATTATTCACACGAAAGATCTGGTAAAGCCAGTTGAAAACGGTACAATGGAATTACAAAAGGAGCTCGGGTACGAATTTTACGGAAGGCATTTGATGACCGATTTTGTCGGATGCCAAATCGATTTAGACGACGCCGAGCAAATTGCGAAGGATATGGAAGAAGCGATCGTTTCGATCGGAGCTACGATCCTGAATAAGGTAGAACATCGATTTGATCCGCACGGAGTCACGATTCTATTCTTGCTTTCGGAGTCGCATGCAAGCATTCACACGTATCCCGAGTTTAATTCCTGCTTTTTGGACATATTTACTTGCGGTAAAACGATCGATGTTATCCCTTTCGGTGCTTACCTGCAAAATTTATGGAAACCTACTAGGGTAATCAATCGTTATGAGGAGCGATCTGCCTAA
- a CDS encoding acyl-CoA thioesterase codes for MPKPEKYPYSLFQKVAWGDMDAFGHVNNVVYAKYFETARASFFEERKLWESPQKPNEGGPVITHIEMDYRKQVRFPETIEITIKVESAGNRSFSMLCTMWNAEGECVLTGHADFLWFNFLTGRPTAIPDVYKEHFFQQAGG; via the coding sequence ATGCCTAAACCCGAAAAATATCCGTATAGCTTATTTCAAAAAGTGGCCTGGGGGGATATGGATGCCTTCGGACATGTAAATAACGTGGTTTATGCGAAGTATTTCGAGACTGCGCGGGCCTCTTTTTTCGAAGAAAGGAAGCTCTGGGAATCTCCTCAGAAACCGAACGAGGGAGGGCCGGTGATTACTCATATCGAGATGGATTATCGCAAGCAGGTTCGTTTTCCCGAAACGATTGAAATCACTATAAAAGTGGAATCCGCAGGGAATCGATCCTTTTCCATGCTCTGTACTATGTGGAATGCCGAAGGGGAATGCGTCTTGACGGGGCATGCGGATTTTCTATGGTTTAACTTCTTAACCGGAAGGCCTACAGCGATTCCAGATGTCTACAAGGAGCATTTTTTTCAACAAGCGGGAGGATGA
- the hpf gene encoding ribosome hibernation-promoting factor, HPF/YfiA family: MKIVFTWKNLDRSAAAEDYASKKLERIGKYVQKVVSLEISFEQIHGVINANLNLAADGNKFNAHKEDKDIYACIDGLEDKIVKQASKHHDKKAAH, from the coding sequence ATGAAAATCGTTTTTACTTGGAAGAATTTAGATCGTTCGGCAGCGGCAGAGGACTATGCAAGCAAGAAGCTGGAGCGAATCGGAAAGTATGTCCAGAAAGTCGTCTCCTTAGAAATATCGTTCGAACAAATCCACGGCGTTATAAATGCCAATTTGAACCTGGCTGCGGACGGAAATAAATTCAATGCCCATAAAGAAGACAAGGATATATACGCTTGCATCGACGGACTGGAAGATAAAATCGTAAAACAGGCAAGCAAGCACCACGACAAAAAAGCCGCTCATTGA
- a CDS encoding tetratricopeptide repeat protein, translated as MNKIIKIALVLSISTALYADPETSTVEASLKNYTPESDIQLANKLTALGSLRQKTRDYESAIAFYNQSLAVRTKIGDTESQGFALVLYLKSISEFRLGRSCQALENIKEVIQIYQKMGDLDSALQAEEEGLKKYQEACSLAFKQPSLTLNKELAASKD; from the coding sequence ATGAACAAAATTATTAAAATTGCCCTGGTTTTAAGCATCTCCACTGCTCTTTATGCAGATCCCGAGACCTCAACAGTCGAGGCTTCGCTCAAAAACTATACTCCTGAGTCAGATATTCAGCTTGCAAACAAGCTAACTGCCCTGGGGAGCCTGAGACAGAAGACTCGAGACTATGAATCCGCAATCGCATTTTACAACCAATCTTTAGCTGTTCGGACAAAAATCGGGGACACCGAAAGCCAAGGATTTGCCCTAGTTCTCTATCTGAAGTCGATCTCAGAATTTCGCTTAGGCCGTTCTTGCCAAGCCTTGGAGAATATTAAAGAAGTAATCCAAATCTACCAGAAAATGGGAGACCTAGATTCCGCCCTCCAAGCAGAAGAAGAGGGCCTTAAAAAATACCAGGAGGCGTGTAGCCTGGCTTTTAAACAGCCAAGCCTAACGTTGAACAAGGAACTAGCTGCTTCCAAAGATTAA
- a CDS encoding PilZ domain-containing protein translates to MNDPGQKPRSPRFYPKDFNEYIVHVESGLITLEGKLGNISESGICILMPGEDLPTTVAIEGSVIERKTGKRLEFLGDVVWCISKRIGTREKFLYGIRFRFPMELTESLILINLSLEG, encoded by the coding sequence ATGAATGACCCGGGTCAAAAGCCGAGAAGTCCGCGATTTTATCCGAAAGATTTTAATGAATACATTGTTCATGTGGAATCCGGGTTGATCACCCTAGAGGGCAAGCTGGGAAATATTTCCGAATCCGGAATATGCATTCTTATGCCCGGTGAAGATTTGCCGACAACCGTCGCCATCGAAGGCTCAGTGATCGAAAGGAAGACCGGGAAGCGACTCGAGTTTTTAGGCGACGTAGTTTGGTGTATCAGCAAACGGATCGGGACGAGGGAGAAATTCTTATACGGAATTCGATTCCGATTTCCTATGGAACTTACCGAATCTCTAATCTTAATCAACCTCTCCTTGGAAGGCTAA
- a CDS encoding carcinine hydrolase/isopenicillin-N N-acyltransferase family protein — MCDTFVATPDSTASGKMIFGKNSDREPNEAQCLVRYPSGKHSSPTTRVTYRDIPQVKETHEILVSKPFHMWGAEMGANSKGVVIGNEAVFTKIRIEGKNNGLTGMDMIRVALERSRNSIEALELIVDLVEKFGQDAGGGYLNKKFFYHNSFIVADAKDAYVLETAGRFWAWKKIRGFYSISNGLTLESDYDDLHPDAIDYARSQGWLAKGATFSFRESFSDSFYTTFSKCKVRRDVTMRVGNSAGEKMNVRKAMEILRLEGQGGPKSKVGGGPGGFPPRDSGFSPAGSGMGSVCLHATGFTAPNQTNGSFVAEIDTDAKRSQFWATGASIPAISIFLPFSLPGTAASEGTIVQPGASPDTSLWWSHETLYRLCLRNYSDAISVFSAELKDVQESLLKKSQSILLKKGKSVVTLDTLSEEAIAEAVRSYQKWRMQVAELAVKGRLFTRPWLAPLYRASWFIWNRKARITDSVLTGKDLPFEPAYL; from the coding sequence ATGTGTGATACATTCGTTGCCACTCCGGATAGTACGGCTTCAGGGAAAATGATTTTTGGAAAGAATTCGGACAGGGAACCGAACGAGGCGCAATGCCTGGTTCGCTATCCCTCGGGAAAGCATTCTTCACCTACGACCAGAGTCACATATCGTGATATTCCCCAAGTTAAAGAGACCCATGAAATCCTGGTTTCCAAACCGTTTCATATGTGGGGCGCCGAAATGGGTGCGAATTCGAAAGGAGTCGTCATCGGCAACGAAGCCGTTTTTACGAAAATCCGCATAGAAGGAAAAAATAACGGTCTTACCGGAATGGATATGATTCGGGTCGCGCTTGAGCGATCCCGGAATTCCATAGAAGCCCTCGAATTAATCGTCGATCTTGTCGAAAAGTTCGGCCAAGACGCAGGCGGAGGATACTTAAATAAGAAATTCTTTTATCATAATAGTTTTATAGTCGCCGATGCCAAAGATGCGTACGTTCTGGAAACGGCGGGTCGTTTTTGGGCCTGGAAAAAAATAAGAGGGTTCTATTCCATTTCCAACGGATTAACGTTGGAATCCGATTACGATGATCTGCATCCTGACGCCATCGATTATGCGCGCAGTCAAGGTTGGCTTGCAAAAGGTGCGACGTTTTCTTTTAGGGAATCCTTTTCCGATTCCTTTTACACTACATTCAGTAAATGTAAAGTACGAAGAGACGTGACGATGCGGGTAGGGAATTCCGCCGGCGAAAAAATGAACGTTCGCAAAGCGATGGAAATTCTGCGATTGGAGGGTCAGGGTGGACCAAAATCGAAGGTAGGAGGAGGACCCGGCGGTTTTCCCCCCAGGGATTCCGGATTTTCCCCAGCAGGCTCGGGAATGGGTTCGGTGTGCCTGCACGCGACGGGGTTTACGGCTCCAAATCAAACGAACGGATCGTTTGTCGCGGAAATCGACACGGACGCAAAGCGTTCTCAGTTTTGGGCGACCGGCGCTTCCATTCCGGCGATTTCCATTTTTCTCCCTTTCTCCCTTCCCGGAACCGCCGCATCCGAAGGTACGATCGTTCAGCCTGGGGCTAGTCCGGATACCTCGCTTTGGTGGAGTCACGAAACCCTGTACAGGCTTTGCCTCAGAAATTACTCGGACGCTATTTCGGTTTTTAGTGCGGAATTAAAAGACGTGCAGGAATCGCTTTTGAAAAAAAGCCAGAGCATTCTCTTAAAAAAAGGGAAGAGCGTCGTAACGTTGGATACTTTATCGGAAGAAGCGATAGCCGAAGCCGTACGATCCTATCAAAAATGGAGGATGCAGGTCGCGGAATTAGCGGTTAAGGGAAGGCTCTTCACCCGCCCTTGGCTCGCTCCTCTTTACAGAGCTAGTTGGTTTATATGGAACAGAAAGGCTAGAATTACGGATTCCGTACTGACAGGAAAGGATCTACCTTTCGAGCCCGCATATTTATGA